TCCCGCCACCCATGCCTAAAGCATGTTAGTAGAGGTTCCTAAAATGCTTAGCTGTCCACGATACACTTACCAACACCGCAACAGTTCTGCAGATTCTAACTTGCGCTTATCCTAAGCGTTTTCAAATCTGCATATTTCAGTAGGCTCTTCTAGGTATCGGTTGATCGTGATCTCGCATACGATGCTGCAATGGTCTGCTATCTGCTCAAGTGTACCTATTATTGTTCTGAGGGATAAGTAGTAGTTTAAGTTAGGTACGTTGCAAGCCGCTGGATCTTGGCTGCATTGCCTAATAGTCGTGAATATCTTCTCGGTAAGGTTATTGGCTACAAGGTCTGCGTCATCTACTCTCTGGGCTGATTCGTTGGCAAGCTTCAGATCTAGTTGAAAGAAAGCTTTCATCGCTTTACTGTATATGTCCTCTACAAGCTCAAAAAATTCATAAACCGAGCGCAACACTTCCTCATTAGGGTCGTAACCTATTTCTATCAATCGAAGAATTTCTGTAGCTATGTCTTCTATGCAATCGCCTATCTCCTCGAGAAACTTAGCTACTGTTCTGCTACCAACGATATGCAGAGGATGTTCTATCCCAAGCTTCTTCCCTATCATTCTATCTCTTGTAGCTAAGAGGAGCTGCCTAACCACCAGCCAGTATATTCTATCTACCTCGTTCTCCATATGTAGCACCTCATTAGCCAAGTCTTTCCGCCTCTCCTTTAGACTACGGTAATCTGCATTCAACATCGAAGACGTGATTATATAGAGGCGCCTCAGAAGACCATTTACTGGGAACTTAGTCGGATCAACAAAGTTCTGTAGAGTGGTGTAGGTTAATGTCTGCTCCACTATGCTTATTCCCGTAAGCCGCTGCACAGTCTTTCTAATCTCATCTAGATGCATCTTGCTTAACCCCCTTCTAGAACTGATCTGGATGGTGTCATGCCCGATGATGTACATTCCTGTGATAAGTCTTGTAAGCAGCCCCTCCTCCGTTATCTTATCAGCCTCGACAACTACTTTAACAGGAGCCTTAGACTCTTTACCCATGCCTGGGAAGAGTCTTAGCGTTCCGTCTGCGTCTCTCATTAGAGACACTACGTCGCCTTGCTTTAAGCCTACTTCTTTAACCCAGTCCCTTGGTAGAGAGACGACTAGTGTTGAGTAGCCGACTTGCTGAACCTTCCGAATCTCTAACTCCATCGGCAAGAATATATTACACTTACCGCTATATATCATTTATTATAGCATAGGTGAGAACAGCTATATTATATAGTCCATGATAGCAGCAGTAGCGACATAAATTGTTACAAAAAGGGTCGTCCCTTCTTCTGGTTTGCATAATGAAGTGACGGATGATGTCAAGAAGAGCGGTAGTATATACAATAGTAAAAAAACTTAGATAATGTATATAGAAGCGCCTAGAGAGAGTAGTAGCTGACTTGGCGTCAGAAGTCAAACCCTCGCTCGTTCTAGGTTCGATGAGCATTTGCCCGGTGTGCGCCTCGACCTCCATTATAATTGATAGTGTAGCTGGTGAAGTAGTTTGTAGGATGTGTGGCGCAGTGATTACTGAGAGTGTACCCACCTTTGCCCCTGAGTGGAGGAAGTTAGATGATGAGAGTTCAAGAGCCGGGTTGCCCTGCACACTTCTCTCACACGATAAAGGGTTATCAACGACCATCTCTACATCACTTAAGGACGCAAACGGTAAGGCGATATCTGCTGATGGTGTTGCGACTATCAATAGACTTCGTCTGCTCGATAGGCGCGCAAGCATGCAGAACTCGACAAACCGCTCGCTACATAAAGGGCTAAAAGAGCTAGAGAAGATAGCGGATAAACTTGGAGTAAGCAAGACAATACTGGAACAGGCGGCGTGGATATACAGAAAAGTCCTCAAAGAAGGCTTCACGAGAGGTAGACCCATCCAAGCAACAGCTGCAGCAGCCTTATATGCTGCTTGCAGAGATTTAGAAGCTCCGAGGACTCTAAAAGACTTTGCCGCTATAACGAATGTATCTAAGAAGGAGTTGGCTAGGTGCTATAGAAAGATGCTCTCAGTGGTTGACCTCCAGCTGCCTACTGTAGATCTGATGAAATGTGTGTGCAGAGTAGCTGCGAATGTCGGGTTTGGAGAGAAGGTAAAGAGGAAAGCGTTTGAATTGGTTAAGTTAGCCCAGAAGTCCGGGAACTTGGTGGGTAAAGACCCGATGGGGACAGCAGCAGCGGTTCTTTACATCGCAGGAACGCTGGAAGGTGAGCCTATAAGGCAGAAGGATCTAGCTAAGGCTGCTGGTGTAACTGAGGTAACCATTAGGAATAGATGCAGAAGTCTCAAAGCTTTTGTAAAGATGAACTGGCTGTAAGGTAGAGACAGGTCTGGGTTAGGTTTATATCTATGACCAAACCGCCTACAGTCTGTTAAGCTTGATGTCGCTTAACAGAGTAGGTAGATATAACCTTGCCAGAACCTGGTATAGTAAAGTATCTAGTAAAGCTAAGGTTCGACGTAGAGGGTGTAGTTGAAAAAGCCGATGTGATAGGCGCGATCTTCGGTCAAACAGAAGGACTTTTCGGTCCAGAGATGAACCTAAATGAGCTTCAGAAGTCGTGGAAGGTAGGTAGGATAGAGATTAACATAAGTTCAAAGAATGATAGGACCAGTGGTGAGGTCCTTATACCGATGTCTACAGATATCTCCACAGCAGCGCTCGTGGCAGCAGCTGTCGAGAGCGTCGATAAAGTGGGTCCCTGTTCAGCCCGCTTTACCTTAGTGGGGATAGAAGATGTTAGGGCTGCTAAGAAGAAGCTGATCGTTGAAAGGGCTAAACAGATTCTTAGGGAGTGGGCATCGAAGGCTATGAGTGAAAGCGAGGAGATCGTACGTGACGTTATCGAATCGACAAAGAGGGCGCGTGTAATCGCTTTTGGTAAAGAGGGGCTGCCTGCTGGACCTGGTGTGTATACTGCAGATCAGATAATCGTAGTCGAGGGTAGGGCTGATGTTATAAATCTCCTTAGAGCAGGCTTTGAGAATGTCATCGCTCTTGAAGGCGCCAAGATACCTGAATCTCTAATAAGATTTTTGCGTGAGAAGAAGGTTATACCCTTCTTAGATGGGGATAGGGCTGGGGATCTTATATTACGCGAGTTAGAGCAGGTTGGAGCTAATATTGTGCGTGTGGTCAGGGCGCCTAGAGGTAAGGAGGTAGAGGAACTAACACCGGTTGAGATCATAGAGCTGCTTAAAGAGGAGCCTACATCAACCAAGAAGACGCAGGTACTGCAAGATGCCTTTACCGAGAAGGTAGCTTCTCTCTACGGTTCGCTTAACGGTACCCTGGAGGCTGTGGTGCTTGATGAAGCTCTAAACGAAATTGCGAGGATGCCTGTTAACGAGCTATACCCAAGTTTAGAGAAGGCAAGCGGATACACGCACATAATCTTCGATGGTATCATAACGCAGAGGCTTGTGGATGCAGCATCAAAGGCTGGTGTCAAGACGCTCATTGGGCATAGACTGGGTGAGCTGCAGAATATACCTGAAGGGCTTAGAGTTAACACATTCAAAGATCTCGGTATAGAGTAGCAGCATCTTTGATAATCCATAAGCTCAGTCTGAAGAAGGGCTTCATAGCGTTAACGCCTGAAGATGAAGACGACCTCTGGGCGTTAAGAAGGGTGATCGAACCAAGGGATCTGCTGACTACCTTGACTACGCGTTCTATAAAGCGTCAAGGTGAGTTCATCAGACCGGACAAGGGCGAGCGGATACCTGTACGCATAACGCTTGAGGTGGAAAAGACGACTATAGATAGCAGCCTAAGCCGCCTTAGAGTATTCGGTAGGATCGTTAATGCTTCGGACGAATCGGTCAAGAAGGGTGCTCACCACTCCCTCCTCATAACACCTGAGAAGAAGATCGAGCTTCAAAAGACTGCATTCAGCCATTTACACCTAAACATCTTAAAGAAGGCTTACAGCTCTGAACCAAGCTTTATAATCCTAGCAGTTGATAGGAGAGAAGCAGCGATAGGCAGAGTTAAGGGCGCACACCTTAAGATTATAACCAATATAGAGTCTTTCGCTGGTGGGAAGGCGTATTCAGAAAGCAGTGCAATACAAGCATACTATAGCAAGGTTATCGAAGCGCTTAAGGCAAGCGCTAGAGAAGGTGAGATGATCTACATCGTAGGCCCGGGACCTACTAAAAACGCCCTAGCTAACCTACTAAAGGGTATAAATAAGATAGGGAAGCGTGTTGTCGTAGTCGAAGGTGTGGACGTTGCTGGGGAGGATGGCGTCCGTATGGCTCTAAAGTCGCAGAACCTCCAGCAGCTCTTAAAAGACCATAAGATAGTCAAGGCGTCTTTACTCGTGGAAGAGGTTCTTCAGAGAATCGCAAAGAACGATGGTAGGGTTGCTATTGGGTTAGATGAAGTGGCTAGGGCTGCTGAAGCCGGCGCTGTAGAATATCTTCTCGTCTCAGACAAAGCCTTCGCTGAAGAAGCCAAAGAAGAAGGAATTGTTCAGCTCTTAAATAAGGTCGAATCCACTAGGGGGCAGATCTATCTTTTAGACGCTTCAACAGAGGTTGGGCTTCAGATCTCTGCGTTAGGCGGTGTAGTAGCTCTACTTCGTTTTGTGTTGTCAAGTTAGTGTTTCCAATATCCACTTCAAGTAACCTTCGCCTACACCATCTACGTTTATTTCAAGTAGCTCAGGCACCTCGTAACTATGTGTCTTCAGCACCTCGCTCTTCAGCTGCTCCGCTTTTGTGGCTAATGTCTTGTAAATAACCAAGTACTCTGTAGCATCCTCCGTCTTGCCTTTCCACTTGTAGATCGATCTTACTTTGAAGAATGTGGCGCAAGCTGAAAGCCCCTTCTCGACCGTATTCTTCGCCGCATCAGCTGCCTTCTCCTCAGACTCATAAGTCGTCATAACGACGCATACTTTATCCAAACTCGCAGCCACCTATCTTTACTTAGCACCTAAACGTCTTTTATCGATTACCGTTCTGGTACTGAGAGCATTCTTAAGTAAGAGGGGGATCTGTGAAGGAAGC
The Nitrososphaerota archaeon genome window above contains:
- the tfb gene encoding transcription initiation factor IIB (stabilizes TBP binding to an archaeal box-A promoter; responsible for recruiting RNA polymerase II to the pre-initiation complex), with the protein product MSICPVCASTSIIIDSVAGEVVCRMCGAVITESVPTFAPEWRKLDDESSRAGLPCTLLSHDKGLSTTISTSLKDANGKAISADGVATINRLRLLDRRASMQNSTNRSLHKGLKELEKIADKLGVSKTILEQAAWIYRKVLKEGFTRGRPIQATAAAALYAACRDLEAPRTLKDFAAITNVSKKELARCYRKMLSVVDLQLPTVDLMKCVCRVAANVGFGEKVKRKAFELVKLAQKSGNLVGKDPMGTAAAVLYIAGTLEGEPIRQKDLAKAAGVTEVTIRNRCRSLKAFVKMNWL
- a CDS encoding phosphate uptake regulator PhoU, whose translation is MPMELEIRKVQQVGYSTLVVSLPRDWVKEVGLKQGDVVSLMRDADGTLRLFPGMGKESKAPVKVVVEADKITEEGLLTRLITGMYIIGHDTIQISSRRGLSKMHLDEIRKTVQRLTGISIVEQTLTYTTLQNFVDPTKFPVNGLLRRLYIITSSMLNADYRSLKERRKDLANEVLHMENEVDRIYWLVVRQLLLATRDRMIGKKLGIEHPLHIVGSRTVAKFLEEIGDCIEDIATEILRLIEIGYDPNEEVLRSVYEFFELVEDIYSKAMKAFFQLDLKLANESAQRVDDADLVANNLTEKIFTTIRQCSQDPAACNVPNLNYYLSLRTIIGTLEQIADHCSIVCEITINRYLEEPTEICRFENA
- a CDS encoding DNA primase, producing the protein MPEPGIVKYLVKLRFDVEGVVEKADVIGAIFGQTEGLFGPEMNLNELQKSWKVGRIEINISSKNDRTSGEVLIPMSTDISTAALVAAAVESVDKVGPCSARFTLVGIEDVRAAKKKLIVERAKQILREWASKAMSESEEIVRDVIESTKRARVIAFGKEGLPAGPGVYTADQIIVVEGRADVINLLRAGFENVIALEGAKIPESLIRFLREKKVIPFLDGDRAGDLILRELEQVGANIVRVVRAPRGKEVEELTPVEIIELLKEEPTSTKKTQVLQDAFTEKVASLYGSLNGTLEAVVLDEALNEIARMPVNELYPSLEKASGYTHIIFDGIITQRLVDAASKAGVKTLIGHRLGELQNIPEGLRVNTFKDLGIE
- a CDS encoding mRNA surveillance protein pelota encodes the protein MIIHKLSLKKGFIALTPEDEDDLWALRRVIEPRDLLTTLTTRSIKRQGEFIRPDKGERIPVRITLEVEKTTIDSSLSRLRVFGRIVNASDESVKKGAHHSLLITPEKKIELQKTAFSHLHLNILKKAYSSEPSFIILAVDRREAAIGRVKGAHLKIITNIESFAGGKAYSESSAIQAYYSKVIEALKASAREGEMIYIVGPGPTKNALANLLKGINKIGKRVVVVEGVDVAGEDGVRMALKSQNLQQLLKDHKIVKASLLVEEVLQRIAKNDGRVAIGLDEVARAAEAGAVEYLLVSDKAFAEEAKEEGIVQLLNKVESTRGQIYLLDASTEVGLQISALGGVVALLRFVLSS
- a CDS encoding divalent-cation tolerance protein CutA, which translates into the protein MDKVCVVMTTYESEEKAADAAKNTVEKGLSACATFFKVRSIYKWKGKTEDATEYLVIYKTLATKAEQLKSEVLKTHSYEVPELLEINVDGVGEGYLKWILETLT